From a region of the Oscarella lobularis chromosome 7, ooOscLobu1.1, whole genome shotgun sequence genome:
- the LOC136189555 gene encoding uncharacterized protein — translation MMEKTPLCAAFRLSFLLFSVASSSLASRCVPPCVLLHEVCKANLCDCSQGYFYLGNECIRDPCLSNPCQNDGICARLGSSFTCTCLPGFEGPTCGINSAEVCENNQCLNGGTCRRGTCECTDGFRGERCEIECASVLLDIYWPKCHLNGTCSFLSANRSMCSCNAPHFIGNGTHCTLVPNDTSTDGSTNGQTSGDEPTTTEDAWTATVKTTTGAVTPTTTNEKTTPSTLITVTVIKATNFTIAEDDSSLSTESDRVGKIVGITFGIAIGVVITLISIFLWHRKKKKGQMNLNLPTAEFYTSHDYETLKFGSANKKACSDIVAEDSKQVKLAAVYETMKPTPAQLKNNGTKHKNIYDEPKVAFANESTPEVRYDKPAVVPSSFVLENANNGYYAPGSRAKSGSQLSATQSEDGYELPIQCRSPKHDKS, via the exons ATGATGGAGAAAACACCGCTTTGCGCGGCTTTTCGCTTatcatttcttctcttctctgtGGCCAGTTCAAGTTTAG CGTCTCGATGCGTTCCTCCCTGTGTTCTCTTACACGAAGTCTGTAAAGCGAATTTATGCGATTGCTCTCAAGGTTACTTTTATCTTGGCAACGAATGCATCAGAG ATCCTTGCCTGTCAAATCCTTGCCAGAACGACGGCATTTGCGCAAGACTTGGATCCAGCTTTACTTGTACATGTTTACCTGGTTTCGAAGGGCCAACGTGTGGTATCAATTCTGCCG AGGTTTGTGAAAATAATCAATGTCTAAATGGAGGCACTTGCAGGCGAGGCACGTGTGAGTGCACTGACGGTTTTAGAGGCGAACGGTGCGAAA TCGAGTGTGCTTCTGTTCTCTTGGATATCTATTGGCCCAAGTGCCATTTGAATGGAACGTGCTCGTTCCTGTCAGCTAATAGAAGCATGTGCTCGTGTAACGCTCCCCACTTTATTGGCAATGGAACGCATTGCACGCTGGTACCAAACGACACTTCGACAGATGGGAGCACAAACGGTCAAACGTCGGGAGATGAACCGACAACGACAGAAGACGCCTGGACGGCAACGGTGAAGACAACGACAGGAGCTGTgacaccgacgacgacaaacgaaAAGACTACTCCGTCAACGCTGATAACCGTGACAGTGATCAAAGCCACGAATTTTACTATTGCAGAAG ACGACAGTTCTTTGAGCACTGAGTCCGACCGTGTTGGAAAGATTGTCGGAATCACGTTTGGAATCGCGATTGGCGTCGTTATTACGCTGATTTCTATTTTCCTCTGGCATCG gaaaaagaagaaaggacaAATGAATTTGAACTTGCCAACAGCAGAATTTTATACTA GTCACGACTACGAGACTCTAAAATTCGGTTCTGCCAACAAGAAGGCTTGCTCAGACATTGTGGCAGAGGACAGCAAGCAAGTTAAGCTCGCTGCCGTCTATGAAACCATGAAACCCACTCCGGCACAGCTCAAGAACAATGGCACTA AGCACAAAAACATCTACGATGAACCTAAAGTGGCTTTTGCAAACGAATCAACACCCGAAG TGAGGTATGACAAGCCAGCTGTAGtaccttcttcttttgtcttgGAAAATGCAAACA ATGGATATTATGCACCGGGTAGTAGAGCGAAATCCGGCTCTCAGCTGTCTGCCACTCAAAGCG AGGACGGGTACGAATTGCCTATTCAATGCCGTTCTCCTAAGCACGACAAATCCTGA
- the LOC136189529 gene encoding importin-13-like: protein MDRIGVDDIAEILKNLYTAKSWDEQMRANAALCRLQKPFEAWQMAFDCLSHETSEEIQFYGAGTIYAKLRDTWPDVKANPDFAESLKVNLFKAFTVLAKRGKRFRSVMNKLADDLALLVLVLSPDQWQQSVHFCLQIFNEAIDSVDEQDKLAVRRSAMSFLASLPEEFRKMGSERKSALRPVLEEAACRVLSIAESSLYLDDPSVREEMAQCLEKWAQFGLPVPQAQPLLQYLFKSVASLDDNVSSSVDLLLEILSHPNNERYPDAFAEIAQFVMQLHPMFAELKRNEQFDTCHGIARLVTHFIEANATFTTASAEGHDLICFLLDITAMPGHYPVDERSSDLAINAWNRIIERWMELSPEEKAKIVSTYGDVFPLLLETIHRKLLISPDYPSWDEDSKHNFDFYRAELGGVLSYLHELLGVWCLQEIGHRFSVVVAEQSATPWQSLEAIIFLLKSVSESIVDEESELLGTILALIPRIVFHEKIAFQLLLAIGSYSWWFAMHPEFLTDIVSVIVTCLLKTREASERLLRVEAAASLALVDVARECSTHLIPILPDLIRECLGFVDRLNGSSRIFETFCLIIDELPEEEASSYLEQIYTPRFDSLRALTMVENNKTNEHYRSVEKELELLTLMFRNMTQPHEKTVASLLIKIWPHFLALVRPWLFYPKPSELFTECMKVGIRATGDHFSPLVEPLCELVISSFCCHVTHPPYLLTAAASVVTAFGDYPQHVHILTHLYKECTAVGLAIFGDALEKNPGICKHFMTLTTTAIKSAPRMALNSSEDCHKLVQCAIAALPHPEKDVKHWASLYLKFFISATPGRPEASRIIEMSANDLMTTFLRSIGDSSTKSHLYHLRPVLTSMKRFFPELLASTMTALLKQPGFPSNHIKEEEKEAFLQELLKGGVSSHSIGNLIEEFNRKCSGWLSLS, encoded by the exons ATGGATCGCATTGGCGTAGATGACATCGCAGAG ATTCTAAAGAATCTTTATACGGCCAAGTCGTGGGACGAGCAGATGAGAGCGAACGCAGCTCTGTGCCGGTTGCAAAAGCCATTCGAGGCCTGGCAGATGGCCTTTGACTGTCTAAGTCACGAAACG TCAGAAGAAATCCAATTCTACGGAGCGGGAACGATCTACGCGAAACTCCGCGATACGTG GCCCGACGTGAAAGCGAATCCAGACTTCGCCGAGTCACTGAAAGTGAATCTATTCAAAGCTTTTACCGTCCTTGCTAAGCGTGGCAAGAGATTTCGAAGTGTCATGAACAAACTTGCCGACGAT TTGGCTTTGCTGGTGCTGGTTCTGAGTCCCGATCAGTGGCAGCAATCTGTGCACTTCTGCTTGCAAATATTTAATGAAGCAATAGATTCTGTCGACGAACAG GACAAGCTGGCTGTTAGAAGGTCTGCAATGTCATTTCTTGCTTCTTTACCAGAAGAG TTCAGAAAGATGGGCAGTGAAAGAAAGTCTGCCTTGAGGCCAGTACTAGAAGAAGCAGCCTGTAGAG TCCTTTCCATTGCGGAATCTTCGTTGTATTTGGACGACCCTTCAGTTCGAGAAGAG ATGGCACAATGTCTCGAGAAATGGGCTCAGTTTGGCTTGCCTGTGCCTCAAGCTCAACCGCTCTTACAGTATCTATTCAAGAGTGTGGCATCGTTGGACGACAACGTCTCGTCATCCGTGGACCTCTTGTTGGAAATTTTGTCACATCCAAACAACGAAAG atatCCTGACGCTTTCGCCGAGATAGCTCAGTTTGTTATGCAACTCCATCCAATGTTCGCCgaattgaaacgaaacgaacaaTTCGACACGTGCCACGGGATTGCTCGCTTGGTGACCCATTTTATTGAAGCCAACGCGACGTTTACGACCGCGTCTGCAGAAGGACACGATttgatttgttttcttttg gaCATCACGGCCATGCCTGGTCATTATCCTGTTGACGAAAGGAGCAGCGATTTGGCAATAAATGCGTGGAATCGGATCATC GAGCGGTGGATGGAATTGTCacctgaagagaaagcgaaaattgTTTCGACGTATGGCGACGTATTTCCTCTGCTATTGGAG ACTATTCACCGAAAACTGCTTATCTCGCCTGACTATCCATCGTGGGATGAAG ATTCTAAGCATAACTTTGACTTCTATAGGGCGGAACTGGGAGGCGTTCTT AGCTATCTCCACGAGTTGCTCGGCGTTTGGTGCCTTCAAGAGATAGGTCACCGTTTCAGCGtagtcgtcgccgaacagAGCGCAACTCCGTGGCAATCTCTCGAAGCCATCATTTTTCTATTGAAATCCGTTTCCGAGagcatcgtcgacgaggaaagCGAGTTACTCGGCACGATTCTCGCACTTATCCCGCGCATTGTCTTTcacgagaaaatcgcttttCAACTTCTTCTGGCGATTGGCTCATATTCGTGGTGGTTCGCCATGCATCCCGAATTTCTGACGGACATCGTATCCGTCATCGTCACTTGCTTGTTGAAGACTCGCGAGGCTTCGGAACGTTTGCTTAGAGTCGAGGCTGCCGCCTCTCtagctctcgtcgacgtggcgCGTGAATGTTCGACGCATCTAATTCCCATTCTGCCTGATCTTATTCGCGAGTGCTTG GGTTTCGTGGACAGGCTCAATGGATCTAGTCGCATATTTGAGACTTTCTGCCTCATCATCGACGAATTGCCTGAAGAAGAGGCCAGTTCTTACCTTGAACAGATTTATACTCCGAGATTCGACAGTCTTCGGGCTCTGACAATGGTCGAAAACAAT AAGACGAACGAGCATTATCGGTCTGTTGAAAAGGAGTTGGAACTTCTGACGTTGATGTTTAGAAATATGACACAGCCTCACGAGAAGACG GTGGCATCGCTGCTTATCAAAATCTGGCCACATTTTCTGGCTCTCGTTCGTCCGTGGCTATTTTACCCCAAGCCGAGCGAA TTGTTTACCGAGTGTATGAAAGTGGGAATCAGAGCCACTGGGGATCATTTTAGTCCCCTCGTCGAGCCCCTGTGCGAGTTGGTGATTTCGTCATTTTGCTGTCATGTCACTCATCCTCCCTACTTGCTGACAGCTGCTGCATCC GTTGTGACTGCGTTTGGTGACTATCCGCAGCACGTGCATATTCTCACGCATCTCTACAAAGAGTGCACTGCCGTGGGCTTAGCGATCTTTGGCGACG CCCTGGAGAAAAACCCAGGCATTTGCAAGCACTTCATGACCTTGACTACGACT GCAATCAAATCTGCTCCTCGTATGGCGTTAAATTCGAGTGAAGATTGTCACAAGCTTGTTCAATGCG CCATTGCCGCTCTTCCGCATCCCGAAAAGGACGTCAAGCACTGGGCGAGTCTATATTTG AAGTTCTTTATTTCTGCCACGCCCGGGCGTCCGGAGGCCAGTCGTATTATTGAAATGAGTGCGAACGATTTGATGACTACTTTTCTACGG agTATTGGCGACAGTTCAACTAAATCTCATTTGTATCATTTGCGGCCAGTATTAACATCAATGAAAAGATTTTTCCCTGAACTTCTCGCATCTACAATGACA GCTCTTCTGAAGCAACCTGGATTTCCTTCGAATCACatcaaagaagaggaaaaggaagctTTTCTGCAAGAGCTTTTAAA GGGCGGAGTAAGTAGCCACAGTATTGGAAACCTCATCGAGGAGTTCAATAGGAAGTGCTCTGGCTGGTTGTCCCTTTCCTAA
- the LOC136189553 gene encoding serine--tRNA ligase-like: protein MVLLLFRRFSSQRSNAALLSRLNLRWLYENRDEVLENAKKRKTAMSDVFETMTLYERYASIRKEIESNRQSRHIAAEKTKGEKDSEKRQLLQVEGKRIRETIDSLESALDKVADDLCIRAERLPNMTHPESPIGDETQGNAVYIHGEKPEFDFTPKDHFDLCKSLDIVDFASASQVAGPSFYYLKGAAALLELALVQWAVNKLISKGFAIIATPDVIKENVMAGCGFHPKGENTQIYHLDSRHGDLCMTGTAEVPLAGMFMGKCLVKRDLPKKLAAYGRCFRAEAGGRGQSARGLYRVHQFTKVEMFGVTSNEGEGESNAILDEFVNIQEEMYDELGLHYRIVDMASEDLGASAYRKYDLEAWMPGREQYGELCSASNCTDYQARRLDIRYEQNIGRGKRKFVHTVNGTACAVPRTILAILETFQQKNGSIAIPKVLQEYLGVKNGRKEPHEGKRRR, encoded by the exons ATGGTGCTCCTGCtgtttcgacgattttccaGCCAACGAAGCAATGCGGCGCTATTGTCGCGTCTCAATCTGAGGTGGTTGTACGAAAACCGAGACGAAGTTCTGGagaacgcgaagaaacgaaaaacggcGATGTCGGACGTCTTCGAAACA ATGACTTTGTACGAACGATATGCAAGcataagaaaagaaatcgagtcGAATCGCCAATCGAGACACATTGCAgccgaaaagacgaaaggagaaaaa GATTCTGAGAAGCGTCAACTGCTGCAAGTTGAAGGCAAAAGAATCAGAGAAACTATCGACTCACTTGAA AGTGCTCTTGATAAAGTCGCGGATGATCTGTGCATCAGAGCCGAACGCCTTCCTAACATGACTCATCCCGAGTCG CCAATTGGAGACGAGACGCAAGGAAATGCTGTTTACATTCACGGGGAAAAACCTG AGTTTGATTTTACTCCAAAGGATCATTTTGATCTCTGCAAGAGCTTGGACATTGTAGACTTTGC GTCTGCTAGTCAAGTAGCTGGCCCTAGCTTTTATTATCTCAAAGGAGCTGCAGCTTTGCTTGAACTTGCCTTAGTGCAGTGGGCAGTGAATAAGTTAATTTCTAAG GGTTTTGCCATCATAGCAACTCCTGATGTGATCAAGGAAAACGTCATG GCTGGTTGCGGTTTTCATCCGAAAGGGGAAAATACCCAG ATATATCATTTAGACTCTCGTCACGGAGATTTATGTATGACTGGCACAGCCGAAGTTCCTCTTGCAG GCATGTTTATGGGGAAATGTTTGGTCAAGCGAGATCTGCCCAAAAA GTTAGCGGCATATGGAAGGTGCTTTAGAGCAGAAGCCG GGGGCCGTGGCCAGTCGGCTAGGGGTCTCTACAGAGTTCATCAATTtacaaag GTCGAAATGTTtggcgtgacgtcaaatgaaggggaaggagaaagcaaTGCAATCTTGGACGAGTTTGTCAACATTCAAGAAGAGATGTACGATGAGCTTGGGCTTCATTATCG AATAGTTGATATGGCAAGTGAAGATTTAGGAGCGTCGGCATACAGGAAATATGATCTCGAAGCTTGGATGCCTGGCAGGGAACAATATGGAGAG ctTTGTAGTGCATCAAATTGCACTGACTATCAGGCAAGACGTCTGGACATCAGATATGAACAGAATATAGGAAGAGGCAAGAGAAAATTTGTTCATACA GTTAATGGTACTGCCTGTGCTGTACCGAGAACAATTCTAGCAATATTGGAAACATTTCAACAGAAA aaCGGCTCAATTGCGATTCCTAAAGTGTTGCAAGAATACTTAGGCG TAAAAAATGGCCGAAAGGAGCCCCACGaaggaaagcgacgtcgttga
- the LOC136189571 gene encoding collagen alpha-1(XXII) chain-like: protein MKAAIAITLSLVLATFSQETAEEGHDCKSVHCDKYERALKTARNLLEKDIPELGKKRGIPGLPGIPGEPGPNGPTGFSGSMGKQGRMGTPGQPGHKGEAGEPGRFGVNGEIGQFGEKGRQGSRGERGDRGDKGVSAIDLFNNRMNSLEKRLQNLEKEADEMGLK from the exons ATGAAGGCGGCTATCGCTATTACTCTATCCCTCGTCCTGGCAACGTTTAGTCAAGAG ACTGCAGAGGAAGGGCACG ACTGCAAGTCAGTGCATTGTGATAAGTACGAAAGAGCTCTAAAAACAGCAAGGAATCTGTTGGAGAAAGACATTCCCGAA TTGGGGAAAAAGAGAGGAATTCCTGGCTTGCCAGGAATCCCAGGAGAGCCAGGACCAAATGGACCCACAGGGTTTTCTGGGTCGATGGGAAAACAAGGACGTATGGGCACACCAGGACAACCTGGTCATAAAGGAGAAGCAGGAGAGCCTGGAAGATTTGGAGTGAATGGCGAAATTGGCCAGTTTG GTGAAAAAGGCCGACAAGGAAgtcgaggagaaagaggagatagAGGAGACAAAGGAGTATCA GCTATTGACTTGTTCAACAACAGAATGAATTCCCTTGAAAAACGATTGCAGAATCTCGAGAAGGAGGCCGACGAAATGGGATTGAAGTAG
- the LOC136189565 gene encoding leukocyte surface antigen CD53-like: MSSHSPSHIGICWTIIRVLLFLFNLMFWIAGGAITGFGAWILIKYRDIFELNSAQTWLAGPGLLIAIGVLIFVIAFFGCCGALLDNRCCLYTYSVFLGIMFVITTAGAVIIYVYQSQVKDKLENVLLDSMYKYETDESVTSTWNSMQEKWPICCGTHHWEDWLKVNYTIIINQVPISCCTDQNVVDCNLVNSTAFSVHSSGCYDKTVDTVDSYWPIFGAIVATVAAIELIGMGLACGLASAIKKNEYEYV, from the exons ATGTCAAGCCACAGCCCCAGCCACATCGGAATTTGCTGGACCATTATAAGGGTCttactctttctcttcaatttaatgttttgG ATCGCAGGTGGAGCAATCACAGGATTCGGAGCTTGGATACTG ATCAAATACCGAGACATCTTTGAATTGAACTCTGCTCAAACCTGGCTTGCAGGTCCGGGCCTGCTAATAGCCATCGGTGTTCTCATTTTCGTCATCGCTTTCTTCGGGTGCTGTGGGGCGCTTCTAGACAATCGCTGCTGTCTCTACACT TACAGCGTCTTTCTTGGAATCATGTTCGTTATTACGACCGCTGGAGCTGTCATCATTTACGTCTATCAAAGCCAA GTAAAAGACAAGTTAGAAAACGTATTGCTCGATTCAATGTACAAGTACGAGACAGACGAATCCGTCACGTCAACGTGGAATAGTATGCAGGAGAAATGG CCCATCTGCTGCGGTACGCATCATTGGGAGGACTGGCTGAAGGTCAATTACACCATCATTATCAACCAAGTTCCAATCAGTTGCTGCACTGAtcaaaacgtcgtcgactgcaATCTCGTCAACAGTACCGCTTTTTCGGTTCATTCATCT GGATGTTACGATAAAACGGTGGACACAGTCGACAGTTACTGGCCTATTTTCGGAGCTATTGTTGCTACCGTGGCAGCCATAGAG TTGATAGGCATGGGACTTGCCTGTGGGTTGGCAAGCGCCATCAAGAAGAACGAATACGAGTACGTTTAG